The genomic stretch ACTTGCAGAAACATTCTGTTTAGTTGCCAGGTAAGAAAGATACTGCGAGATTTCCTTCTCTCCCATATATTTTGGATGCTTTTTGTTATGGAAAAGTACAAATCGTTTTATCCATTCAATATAACTCTGCTCAGTACGAATAGAATAGTGCTTTTTACACATCACTTCACTGGTCTGCTCAAGAAGATTCACCCCGTTAGACCTCCTTTCAGCATTTTTCGGTTTCAATATTACATGCATTTTAACTATAATACACTATTTATCAGATAATTGCAAGAAAAAAAATTTATAATGCAGTAAAATAAAAACCGCTAATAGGCAGGATAATACTTAGGATGGTATTTTTCAGTATTTTCTAATTTTGATATTAAAATTTTTCTTGACAGAATATTTTATTTATGCTACTCTGTAAATAGCCTAACTTATAATGCAGTAATATAAAACTGCTAATAGGCAGTATAATCTAATGTTAGAATAAAAAAATAATCACACAAAGGCACAAAGTCACAATGGAATTGAATAAAAACAATAAATCTTTGTGTACTTTGAGGCTCTGTGTGAGGATATAAAAGAAAAATTCTAACCAGTCGCTGCACCTGACTGCGGGGGGCTGTGCCGTAATTAGAGTTTTGTGGTATCTCAAGCTTTTATCTTGTTTACAAAGTTTGGTGGTAATCCTCCCCGCAGCAGGTGAGCTCTATCGTTAGAATAAAAAAATAATCACACAAAGGCACAAAGTCACAATGGAATTGAATAAAAACAATAAATCTTTGTGTGCTTTGAGGTTCTGTGTGAGGATATAAAAGAGAAATTCTAACCCTTCGCTGCACCTGACTGCGAGGGGCTGTGCCGTAATTAGAGTTTTGTGGTATCTCAAGCTTTTATCTTGCTTACAAGTTTAGTGGTAATTCCCCCTCGCAGCAGGTGAGCTCAATCGTTAGATGTTTGAGAAAAGGGGGGCACAAATGGCGTATTATTCTCCACCATATGAGAGTCCAATAGAAGATAAGTTTGCCTATAACCTCGTGAAGTATTTGGCAGATGACATAACTTTTGAAGCGCAAGTGGAAATTAACACCATTTGCGGCCGATTTCGTCTTGATTTTGTTGCCTCAACTGCAAATGGCAAGAAAGTTGCGTTCGAGTGCGACGGTAAAGACTTTCATGAGGAATCTAGGGATGAGTGGCGGGATGCAATGATTTTGGGAGGCGGAGAGATGGATACTATTTATAGGTTCAGAGGATCTGATATTACTTATCATTTGGAAGACCTTCTTTATTTCGTATCCAGATGCGATCCAGAGTTATTTTCTCATAGAGGGTTTATAAATTTAGAAAGGCTATCTTCCAATGAATCGCATAATATGAGAATAAATGCGGATAGCGACCATTTTCATATTACTTATGTGAATCGCGAGAAAAACATGATTACAATAGCAGCGATAGAACGAAGACATAAGAACATCCCTGAAGGGAGTCGACAGTTTTGGCAAGCAGCATACAGATTCGCTTCGCAAAGTGGTGGAGGTTCA from bacterium encodes the following:
- a CDS encoding phage integrase N-terminal SAM-like domain-containing protein, with amino-acid sequence MNLLEQTSEVMCKKHYSIRTEQSYIEWIKRFVLFHNKKHPKYMGEKEISQYLSYLATKQNVSASTQNQALNAIVAGRLEGNASNPQSSPNLLDNITNSFKPYVFLVVSDPV